The Macrotis lagotis isolate mMagLag1 chromosome 6, bilby.v1.9.chrom.fasta, whole genome shotgun sequence genome includes a window with the following:
- the LOC141491791 gene encoding large ribosomal subunit protein eL39-like produces MSSHKTFRIKRFLAKKQKQNRPIPQWIQMKTGNKIRYNSKRRHWRRTKLGL; encoded by the coding sequence ATGTCCTCTCATAAAACATTCAGAATCAAGAGGTTCCtggccaagaaacagaagcagaatcgtcccattccccagtggattcAGATGAAAACTGGCAATAAGATCAGGTACAACTCAAAGAGGAGACACTGGAGAAGGACCAAGCTCGGGTTATAA